The Ciconia boyciana chromosome 2, ASM3463844v1, whole genome shotgun sequence genome has a segment encoding these proteins:
- the MC5R gene encoding melanocortin receptor 5 isoform X1 codes for MNTSSQLYVSELNLSAFGSNFTVPTVKSKSSPCEQVVIAAEVFLTLGIVSLLENILVICAIVKNKNLHSPMYFFVCSLAVADMLVSVSNAWETITIYLINNRHIIMEDAFVRHIDNVFDSMICISVVASMCSLLAIAVDRYITIFYALRYHNIMTVKRSGLIIACIWTFCTGCGIIFILYYESTYVIICLITMFFTMLFLMVSLYIHMFLLARTHVKKIAALPGYNSVRQRTSMKGAITLTMLLGIFIVCWAPFFLHLILMISCPQNLYCVCFMSHFNMYLILIMCNSVIDPLIYAFRSQEMRKTFKEIICCYSLRTVCGLSNKY; via the coding sequence ATGAACACGTCCTCTCAACTGTATGTTTCTGAACTAAACCTGAGTGCCTTTGGCAGCAACTTTACTGTGCCTACTGTCAAGAGCAAGTCATCGCCATGTGAGCAAGTGGTTATTGCGGCTGAGGTGTTCCTAACTCTGGGCATTGTAAGCCTCCTTGAAAATATCTTAGTTATATGTGCAATAGTTAAGAACAAGAACTTGCATTCAcccatgtatttttttgtttgcagtttaGCAGTGGCTGACATGCTGGTTAGTGTGTCTAATGCCTGGGAGACCATAACAATATACTTAATAAACAATAGACACATAATTATGGAAGATGCCTTTGTCCGTCATATAGACAATGTCTTTGATTCAATGATCTGCATATCTGTGGTGGCTTCCATGTGCAGTTTGTTGGCTATAGCAGTAGACAGGTATATCACTATCTTCTATGCCCTGCGTTATCACAACATCATGACAGTGAAAAGATCAGGGCTTATTATTGCATGCATCTGGACCTTTTGCACAGGCTGTGGCATTATCTTCATTCTTTATTATGAATCAACTTATGTGATCATTTGTCTCATCACTATGTTTTTTACCATGTTGTTTCTCATGGTCTCGTTGTATATCCATATGTTCCTCCTGGCTCGTACTCACGTGAAGAAAATAGCTGCTTTGCCTGGGTACAACTCTGTCCGTCAAAGAACCAGCATGAAGGGAGCCATCACTCTGACTATGCTTCTTGGCATCTTCATTGTTTGCTGGGCTCCATTCTTCCTTCATCTCATCCTTATGATCTCCTGCCCTCAAAACCTCTACTGTGTTTGCTTCATGTCCCACTTCAACATGTACCTCATTCTCATTATGTGCAACTCAGTGATTGATCCCTTGATCTATGCCTTTCGTAGCCAGGAAATGAGGAAGACCTTCAAAGAGATAATTTGTTGCTATAGCCTGAGAACGGTCTGTGGGTTATCAAACAagtattaa
- the MC5R gene encoding melanocortin receptor 5 isoform X2 — MYFFVCSLAVADMLVSVSNAWETITIYLINNRHIIMEDAFVRHIDNVFDSMICISVVASMCSLLAIAVDRYITIFYALRYHNIMTVKRSGLIIACIWTFCTGCGIIFILYYESTYVIICLITMFFTMLFLMVSLYIHMFLLARTHVKKIAALPGYNSVRQRTSMKGAITLTMLLGIFIVCWAPFFLHLILMISCPQNLYCVCFMSHFNMYLILIMCNSVIDPLIYAFRSQEMRKTFKEIICCYSLRTVCGLSNKY; from the coding sequence atgtatttttttgtttgcagtttaGCAGTGGCTGACATGCTGGTTAGTGTGTCTAATGCCTGGGAGACCATAACAATATACTTAATAAACAATAGACACATAATTATGGAAGATGCCTTTGTCCGTCATATAGACAATGTCTTTGATTCAATGATCTGCATATCTGTGGTGGCTTCCATGTGCAGTTTGTTGGCTATAGCAGTAGACAGGTATATCACTATCTTCTATGCCCTGCGTTATCACAACATCATGACAGTGAAAAGATCAGGGCTTATTATTGCATGCATCTGGACCTTTTGCACAGGCTGTGGCATTATCTTCATTCTTTATTATGAATCAACTTATGTGATCATTTGTCTCATCACTATGTTTTTTACCATGTTGTTTCTCATGGTCTCGTTGTATATCCATATGTTCCTCCTGGCTCGTACTCACGTGAAGAAAATAGCTGCTTTGCCTGGGTACAACTCTGTCCGTCAAAGAACCAGCATGAAGGGAGCCATCACTCTGACTATGCTTCTTGGCATCTTCATTGTTTGCTGGGCTCCATTCTTCCTTCATCTCATCCTTATGATCTCCTGCCCTCAAAACCTCTACTGTGTTTGCTTCATGTCCCACTTCAACATGTACCTCATTCTCATTATGTGCAACTCAGTGATTGATCCCTTGATCTATGCCTTTCGTAGCCAGGAAATGAGGAAGACCTTCAAAGAGATAATTTGTTGCTATAGCCTGAGAACGGTCTGTGGGTTATCAAACAagtattaa